From Halorientalis litorea:
TCACCGACTGCCGCCCCACGTTCGTCCAGTTCCGCGGCGATGTCGAGCAGTTCGACCTGCCGGCGCGCCTCGTTGTGGACGATGTCGTCGATGTCGTCGAGGCTCTGGACGCCCTTCAGTTCGATGCGCGCGCCGTCGGCGATTGAGACGTTCACGTCCTGCCGAATCGTCCCGAGACCGCGCTTGACCTTTCCGGTCGACCGCAGTAGCATTCCGATGCGCTCGGCGGCCTCGCGGGCCTGTGCTGGGGTGGTGATGTCCGGTCCCGTCCCAATTTCGACCAGCGGAATCCCGAGTCGGTCGAGGCTGTAGCGCACGCCCGCGTCCGTCTCTTCGACGCGTTGGGCGGACTCCTCCTCTAACTGCATGTCCTCGATGCTGACGGGGCCGTCCTCGGTCTCTATCTCGCCGTCGGTGGCGACGAGCATCGACCGCTGGAACCCCGTCGTGTTCGAGCCGTCGACCACTATCTTCCGCATGACGTGTATCTGGTCGACCACGTCCATGTCCAGCAGTTGGGCGATTTCGAGTGCCGTCGTCGTCGCCTCCCCGTCGACGCGGGCCGGCGGTTCGTCGTCCTCCTCGACCAGACAGGTGGTGTCGTAGGCGAGGTACTCGAACTCGCGGTCGACGCGGCTCTCCTCCAGCGCGGCCTCGTCTATCTCGCCCAGTTCGGAAGCGGTGGGGTGGAGATAGCGCGTGAAACTCCGCGCCGACTCCTCGGGTTCCCGAAGCACGGTCGGGCACTCACAGAACAGTTTCGTCGCCGTGTCGAGTTGCTGGTGTATCTCCAAGCCGGCGACCAGCCCCAGTTCCTCGTAGTCGAGGGTGTCCGCGTCAGTCATTACCCGTCCGTGGGAGGGCGGAGTGCAAAAAACACACCCTTCCGCCCGGTCGGCGCGCCCGGCAGACCGGCCCGGTATAGCGACCATCATATACCTACCCTAAAATAAACGGCCTTCTATACTGGGGAACAGGTCGAATATATGTGATACGGTATCACAGTCGCATGACTGACGACGACCTCATCGAACGCGTCGAATCGGCACTCGAACTCCCACCCGAAGAACTGGCGGACGAACTCCCCGCGCTACTGGACGACATCGAAGGCCAAGTCGAGGTCGTCGCCATGGAGAACCCGCGGGTGTTCGCCCGCATCGTCCAGCGGATGGACGAGATGGACATCGCCGCCTTCGCCGATGACTATCCCGACACCGTCGACCGGTTCATGGACGTACTCTGGACGGGGATGAACCTGCTCGTCCGGTTCAGCCCCGACGTGCAAGACTCCATCACCGAGGACTTGGGCGTCAACTTCGAGGCCTCGAACGCGCCGATGGAGGGGCACCTCCAGCTCGATGCCGACGAAGGCACCGCAGACGGCGGTGCCGAACTGCTCGACGACCCGGACATCACCATCAACGGTCCGGCGAACACCCTCGCCAGTCTCATCACCGGCGGGAAAGACCCCGTTCAGGGGTTCATGCAACAGGAATTCGAGATGGACGGCGACATCCAGAAGGGGACCCAACTCGCGGCGACGATGGACAAACTCACGGAGAAACTACCCCAGTAGTCGACGAACCACGCCGGTGCTGGCCACTGCGGTTAGCTCGTGTAGACTACGTACAGGTTCCAGATTGAGACAGTCGCACCGACAGTGGCCAGTGCCGCGGGGACTGCGGTGCGGCCCGGTCCACGCAGGAGCCGCCACGCGGCGTAGAACCCGGCGAAGACGGCCGCCTTGACCGCCAGCAAGGCGTACTGGCCGTGTACCTCTATCAGCGGCCCCGCGACGACCCCTCCCTCCGACACGGTCCCGACCGAGAGGCCCCAGAACGTCGTCACGGTGTCGCCGAGGCCGTAGAAGAGGACCGCTGCCGCCCACAGTGCCCGCTGATGGTTCGCAAGCACCGCGAGCACACTCTGAGAACCCATACCGGGTACTTGCCGGTCAGGGCATAATAATGGCGACGCCTATCAGAGCGACGACGGTCAGGGCAACGAACAGGATAGTGAAGTCAGCCACGGGTGAGATGTACGCCTCCGAACCCGTCTGTTCGGTCCCGGTGTCGGCTTGACTGGCGTGGTCTGTGGCCATACCCCTACTCGGGAGTACCCGATATTCAATGGCCGATTCGAATCGACTTCCGATTCGAACGCGTCCGGCAACCGCGTTCGACCGGCGGTACCGGAGCCGATAGCCTCACCGGGAATCGGAGAATTCCGAGCCGTCGGTCACTCGTCCCATACTGGCCGACGACCGCAGTTCGGTTCTACGACCGTCCGGGTCACTCGTCGCCCAAGATGACGCGCTCGGTCATCTTCCGGGGGTCGAGTACCTCGTCGACCTCGTCCTCGTCCAGATACCCCTCTTCGAGCACGACTTCCCGGATGGTCTTCTCCTCGGCCATGGCCTTCTTGGCGACTTTGCTGGCCTTGTCGTAGCCGATGGCGGGGTTCAGCGCGGTGGCGAGTGCCATGCTCTGCTGGACGCGTTCCTCGCAGTGTTCCTCGTCGGCTTCGAGTTTGTGGACGAACTTCTCCGCGAACGTCTCGCTGGCGTTGGTCAGCAACTCCGCCGACTGCAAGAAGTTGTGCGCGAGGACCGGCTTGTAGAGGTTCAGGTCGATTTGGCCCTCGGCCGCACCCGCGGCGACGGCGGCATCGTTGCCGACGACTTGCTTGTGGACCTGATTGACGGCCTCCGCGACGACGGGGTTGATTTTGCCGGGCATGATGGAACTCCCGGGCTGGTTCTCGGGCTGGTCGAGTTCACCGAGGCCGTTCCGCGGCCCGGAGGCGAGCAGTCGCAGGTCGTTGGCGATTTTGTTGAGCGAGCCCGCGATGGTCCGCAGTTGGCCGTGGGCCTCGCCCATCGCGTCGTGGGCGGCCTGTGCCTCGAAGTGGTTCTCGGCTTCGCCGAAGGCCAATTCCGTCTCCTCGCTGATGTACTCGGCGGCGAGTTCGGGGAAGTCGGGGTGGGTGTTCAGTCCCGTTCCGGTCGCCGTGCCGCCGAGCGCGAGTTCGCTGAGGTGGTCGCGGGTGTTCTTGGCGCGGTCGATGCCCTTCTCGACCTGAGCGCGGTAGCCGCCGAACTCCTGCCCCAGCGTGACGGGCGTGGCGTCTTGGAGGTGCGTCCGGCCCGTCTTGACCACGTCGGCGAACTCCTCTTCCTTCGCCGCCAACTCGTCGCGGAGCGTCGTCAGCGCGGGGAGGAGGTCCTTCTCGACGGCCTCCATCGACGCGACGTGCATCGCGGTGGGAATCACGTCGTTGCTGGACTGTCCGTAGTTGACGTGGTCGTTGGGGTGAATCTCGCGGGACCCGATGTCACCGCCGTAGAGTTCCGTCGCGCGGTTGGCGATGACCTCGTTCGCGTTCATGTTCGAGGACGTGCCGCTCCCTGTCTGGAACACGTCGACGGGGAACTGGTCGTCGTGGTCGCCCGCGATGACTTCCTCGGCCGCCTCGACGATACACTCGGCCTTGTCCTCGGGAATCAGCCCCAGTTCGCGGTTCGCCTGTGCGGCCCCCTTCTTGACGACGCCGAGTGCCCGGACGAACCGCCGCCCGAACGTGATGCCCGAGATAGGGAAGTTCTCCACGGCGCGCTGGGTTTGGGCACCCCAGTAGGCGTCCGCGGGCACCTGCATCTCGCCGAGACTGTCCCGCTCCGTACGGTAATCCTCGTCAGTCATGTTCACTCCCCCCGTCGTTCGGGACCCTCCTAAACGATGTGATACGCCCCTCTCACTCGGACTGCCCGACGGGTTCGGCGCCGAGATGTGCCTGCAGTCGCTCCCGGATGGTCTCGAAGGACCGCTGGGCGTCCTCGGCGTCGATGTCGTAGGCGGTCGCGTCCCGCTGGCCGAACGTCGAGGACGTGGCGGTATCGGCGGTGAGGTGTGCGAGGCCGAGCCGTCGCTGGAACACCGTCCGCGACCGGATAGCCGTCTGCAACCGGTAGTACGGGACGACGCGCGTGGTCTGTCGCCAGAACCCGTCGCGCACGACGAAGTAGTCCTCACCGACGTGATAGCCGCGATGTTTCCACTTGTAGTGTGCCGCGACGGGCACCACGGGGACGAGGAGCAGCGGCGTGAACCACAGCGAGAAGTTCCCGACGAACGACCGCGCCGCCGCGAAGACGCCTGCGATGGCGAGGACGGCGAGCAGGTAGCGGACCGCGTAGCGTCGCCGCGCGATTTTCGGTGGCCGAGTGAACGAGAGGGTATCGAACGGTTCGATGTCCCGGGCCAGTTCGAGTGCCCGGGCACGGCGCGTCAGCGGCACCGCCGACTGTGAACCGCCCTGCCCGCTGTTTTGCCCGGGGCTGTACCCCGCCGTCTCGACGGCCAACCCCGCGTAGCCCAGCGCGCGCATCACGAGGTTTTCCTTTATCGTGAGCGTCTGCACCTTGTCCGTCGGAATCGACCCGCTGTACCGCTGGAGCAGGCCCCGCTCGTACACCAAGTCCTCGCCTTGCCGCCCGAGTCGGAAGCCGTAGTACTCGCTGAACGTGACGGCCGCGCTGAGTGCCCACGTCCCGACCGCACCGATTGCGACGGCGACCAAGCCCGTGAGCAAGAGCAAGTCCGGCGTTCCCGTGATGGACTCGACGTCGGTGCCGATACCGGTTACCGACGCCGCGAAGCCGAACAGTCGGTCTTGGACCAGCGGGAACCCGACTGCCACGAGAAAGAGGGTGGCCCGCCGGAACGAGGCCAGCGAGAGGACGACGAGTTCGCTCTCGTCGAGTTCGAAGATTTCCGTGGGTGTGGTGTCGCGTCGGGGTGCGTCCGCGTCCGTCTCGGGTGTCGCGGCCGCCGTGTCCGGTTCGTCGGCCGCGCGCGTCTCGCCCTGTGCGGCGGCCCGCCGGTCACGGATTTCCGACTGCACCCGGCGGGCTTCGTCGGCCGCGACGAAGTTCAGCGTCGCCTCCGTCTCGGACCCGCCGGCCGTCTCGACGCGGACCACGGCGACGCCCACGATTCGGTGGAAGATGCTCTCGGTGATGTCCACGTTCTGGACACGGCGGTAGGGAATCTCGCGCTCCTTCCGGCCGACGACGCCGGCCGCG
This genomic window contains:
- a CDS encoding SCP2 sterol-binding domain-containing protein, which translates into the protein MTDDDLIERVESALELPPEELADELPALLDDIEGQVEVVAMENPRVFARIVQRMDEMDIAAFADDYPDTVDRFMDVLWTGMNLLVRFSPDVQDSITEDLGVNFEASNAPMEGHLQLDADEGTADGGAELLDDPDITINGPANTLASLITGGKDPVQGFMQQEFEMDGDIQKGTQLAATMDKLTEKLPQ
- a CDS encoding class II fumarate hydratase codes for the protein MTDEDYRTERDSLGEMQVPADAYWGAQTQRAVENFPISGITFGRRFVRALGVVKKGAAQANRELGLIPEDKAECIVEAAEEVIAGDHDDQFPVDVFQTGSGTSSNMNANEVIANRATELYGGDIGSREIHPNDHVNYGQSSNDVIPTAMHVASMEAVEKDLLPALTTLRDELAAKEEEFADVVKTGRTHLQDATPVTLGQEFGGYRAQVEKGIDRAKNTRDHLSELALGGTATGTGLNTHPDFPELAAEYISEETELAFGEAENHFEAQAAHDAMGEAHGQLRTIAGSLNKIANDLRLLASGPRNGLGELDQPENQPGSSIMPGKINPVVAEAVNQVHKQVVGNDAAVAAGAAEGQIDLNLYKPVLAHNFLQSAELLTNASETFAEKFVHKLEADEEHCEERVQQSMALATALNPAIGYDKASKVAKKAMAEEKTIREVVLEEGYLDEDEVDEVLDPRKMTERVILGDE
- a CDS encoding PH domain-containing protein, with translation MRLHPLSALVRGIQRGLVVGSVAFFLTSMSNFLVPDSTDTVGLIFVLAPLGFLLGAGYQVAYYYRFEYDLTPDTLDIAAGVVGRKEREIPYRRVQNVDITESIFHRIVGVAVVRVETAGGSETEATLNFVAADEARRVQSEIRDRRAAAQGETRAADEPDTAAATPETDADAPRRDTTPTEIFELDESELVVLSLASFRRATLFLVAVGFPLVQDRLFGFAASVTGIGTDVESITGTPDLLLLTGLVAVAIGAVGTWALSAAVTFSEYYGFRLGRQGEDLVYERGLLQRYSGSIPTDKVQTLTIKENLVMRALGYAGLAVETAGYSPGQNSGQGGSQSAVPLTRRARALELARDIEPFDTLSFTRPPKIARRRYAVRYLLAVLAIAGVFAAARSFVGNFSLWFTPLLLVPVVPVAAHYKWKHRGYHVGEDYFVVRDGFWRQTTRVVPYYRLQTAIRSRTVFQRRLGLAHLTADTATSSTFGQRDATAYDIDAEDAQRSFETIRERLQAHLGAEPVGQSE